Proteins from a genomic interval of Euleptes europaea isolate rEulEur1 chromosome 18, rEulEur1.hap1, whole genome shotgun sequence:
- the LOC130490598 gene encoding vomeronasal type-2 receptor 26-like — protein MTDPFQLPHEYSQRGDIIIGDIVAQYGCIFDKTPYTENPRAMVVDGLLVSPKNYQHVLSFVFAVINENSKILPNISMGFQIFDGYLNVRMTHQNTLKLLSSWERIVPNYNCNKTKSLITVVGGLNSEMALHIITLLSIYKIPQLPAVVGKVHPMCTMIELFQLPHEYSQRGDVIIGDIVTQYGCIFDKTTYTENPRTMVVDGLFVSPKIYQQVLSFVFAVKQINENPKILPNISLGFQIFDGYLNVRMTQQNTLKLLSSWERIVPNYNCNKTKSLIAVVGGFNSEMALHIITILSIYKISQMAYCVFAPVTDVKTQLPSFYRMVSNEEFQYSGIIQLLLHFQWTWVGIMATDDDQGEKFVQTLTSMLFQHGICAAHIEKTPAIYQVSHTFGSLESIVPVAVSLASSNVRLFVVNADPQTINALKWLIYINEILRGITDTFKGIVWIMTAHWDFSSQTEHREFDMNIFHGALSFTIHSNEVLDFTKFLQRIHPDLQQEDGFLMVFWEQAFNCTLSDSDEKKERNNACTGEERLDSLPGVVFEMTMTGQSYSIYNAVYAIAHALHKMYASRMKNGAIVDRSRWNPLNLQPWKLHPFLRSISFNNSAGDLIFFNEDGEIAAGFDIINWVTLPNKTFVRVKVGRMDPEGSPGREFNINEEAITWHNMVNQVPPLSLCNDNCQPGYSRKKKEGAPFCCYSCAPCPEEKISDQKDMDDCFKCPQHQYPNKNQDQCIAKDLNFLPFTKSLGIILASLALFLSLITAVVLGIFIKNQNTPIVKANNRDLTYSLLLSLLLCFLCSLLFIGQPQTVTCYLRQTAFGIIFSAAVSCMLAKTTTVVVAFAATKPGTKMRKWVGKRMASSILICCSLIQAIICTVWLCTAPPFPHFDTDSLAEEIIVECNEGSVTMFYLVLGYLGILAIVSFIVAFLARKLPDTFNEARFITFSMLVFCGVWLSFVPSYLSTKGKYMVAVEIFSILASSAGLLVCIFFPKCYIIILRPELNSRHQLVRK, from the exons ATGACTGATCCCTTCCAGCTCCCACATGAGTATTCTCAGAGAGGTGACATAATCATTGGAGACATTGTGGCTCAGTATGGATGCATTTTTGATAAAACTCCTTACACTGAAAACCCTAGAGCTATGGTGGTAGATGGACTTCT TGTATCACCAAAGAACTACCAGCATGTCCTGTCATTTGTATTTGCTGTGATTAATGAAAACTCCAAGATCTTACCCAATATCAGCATGGGTTTCCAGATCTTTGACGGCTACTTGAATGTGAGGATGACTCATCAAAACACCCTGAAACTTCTATCTTCCTGGGAAAGAATTGTCCCCAACTATAACTGCAACAAGACAAAAAGTCTGATCACTGTGGTCGGAGGACTTAACTCTGAAATGGCTCTGCACATAATTACTCTTTTAAGCATctacaagatcccacag CTACCTGCAGTTGTTGGCAAGGTACACCCTATGTGTACCATGATTGAACTCTTCCAGCTCCCACATGAGTATTCTCAGAGAGGTGATGTAATCATTGGAGACATTGTGACTCAGTATGGATGCATTTTTGATAAAACTACTTACACTGAAAACCCTAGAACTATGGTGGTAGATGGACTTTT TGTATCACCAAAGATCTACCAGCAAGTCTTGTCATTTGTATTTGCTGTGAAGCAGATTAATGAAAACCCCAAGATCTTACCTAATATCAGCCTGGGGTTCCAGATCTTTGATGGCTATTTGAATGTGAGGATGACTCAGCAAAATACCCTGAAACTTCTATCTTCCTGGGAAAGAATTGTCCCCAACTACAACTGCAACAAGACAAAAAGTTTAATTGCTGTGGTTGGGGGATTTAACTCTGAAATGGCCCTTCACATAATTACTATTTTAAGCATCTATAAGATCTCACAG atggcCTACTGTGTCTTTGCTCCAGTGACAGATGTTAAAACTCAGCTCCCTTCCTTCTATCGCATGGTCTCCAATGAAGAATTTCAGTACAGTGGCATCATCCAGCTCCTTTTGCATTTCCAATGGACATGGGTGGGGATCATGGCAACGGATGATGATCAAGGAGAAAAATTTGTCCAAACTTTGACCTCTATGCTTTTCCAGCATGGAATCTGTGCAGCCCACATTGAAAAGACACCAGCAATATATCAGGTATCACACACATTTGGATCATTAGAATCAATTGTACctgtggctgtttcccttgccagtTCCAATGTCAGACTATTTGTTGTAAATGCAGACCCTCAGACCATAAATGCTTTAAAATGGTTGATATATATTAATGAAATATTAAGAGGTATTACCGACACTTTCAAGGGAATTGTATGGATTATGACAGCCCACTGGGATTTCTCATCACAGACAGAGCACAGGGAATTTGACATGAACATCTTCCATGGTGCTTTGTCCTTTACAATTCACTCAAATGAGGTACTGGATTTTACAAAATTCCTTCAGAGAATACACCCTGACTTACAACAAGAAGATGGTTTTCTCATGGTCTTCTGGGAACAGGCCTTCAACTGTACATTGTCTGATTCTgatgaaaagaaggaaaggaataatgcttgcacaggagaaGAGAGGCTGGATAGTCTACCTGGAGTTGTTTTTGAAATGACCATGACTGGCCAGAGCTATAGCATCTACAATGCAGTCTATGCCATTGCACATGCTTTACATAAGATGTACGCATCCAGAATGAAAAATGGAGCAATTGTCGACAGAAGTAGATGGAATCCTTTAAATCTACAGCCTTGGAAG CTTCACCCTTTCCTGAGAAGCATCTCATTCAACAACAGTGCTGGAGACCTGATCTTTTTTAATGAGGATGGTGAAATAGCAGCCGGATTTGATATTATAAACTGGGTTACTTTGCCGAACAAAACCTTCGTAAGAGTGAAAGTTGGAAGGATGGACCCAGAGGGGTCACCTGGCAGAGAGTTCAACATTAATGAAGAGGCCATCACATGGCATAATATGGTTAATCAG gtccctcccctttctctgtgTAATGACAACTGTCAACCTGGTTATAGCAGAAAAAAGAAGGAGGGGGCACCATTTTGTTGCTACAGTTGTGCTCCATGTCCAGAGGAGAAGATTTCAGATCAGAAGG aTATGGATGACTGTTTTAAATGTCCACAACACCAATATCCAAACAAGAATCAAGATCAATGCATTGCCAAGGATCTAAACTTCCTCCCTTTCACAAAATCTTTGgggatcattttagcttctttggCTCTCTTCCTTTCTTTGATCACAGCTGTGGTGCTAGGAATTTTCATCAAGAACCAAAACACGCCGATCGTCAAAGCCAATAATCGGGACCTCACCtattctctcctcctctccctgctgCTCTGTTTCCTTTGCTCCTTGCTCTTCATTGGCCAGCCTCAGACAGTGACCTGCTATTTACGGCAAACTGCTTTCGGCATCATCTTCTCAGCGGCTGTTTCGTGTATGTTGGCCAAAACCACCACTGTGGTCGTGGCTTTCGCAGCTACTAAGCCAGGCACCAAgatgaggaaatgggtggggaaaagaatGGCAAGCTCCATTCTCATCTGTTGCTCCCTCATTCAAGCCATTATTTGTACAGTGTGGCTCTGCACTGCTCCTCCATTCCCACATTTTGACACTGACAGTCTGGCTGAAGAAATCATAGTGGAATGCAATGAAGGGTCAGTCACAATGTTTTATTTGGTGCTGGGGTATCTGGGAATTCTGGCCATTGTCAGCTTCATTGTGGCATTCCTAGCCAGGAAGTTGCCCGACACTTTCAATGAAGCCAGATTtatcactttcagcatgttggttTTTTGCGGTGTTTGGCTGTCCTTTGTTCCATCTTACCTCAGCACCAAGGGGAAATATATGGTagccgtggagatcttctctatcttggcCTCTAGTGCTGGGCTGCTGGTTTGTATCTTCTTCCCGAAATGCTACATAATTATCCTGAGGCCTGAGTTGAATAGTAGGCACCAACTAGTACGGAAGTAA
- the LOC130490599 gene encoding olfactory receptor 14I1-like, with protein MSNLSFKSEFLLLEFSEVRELQILHSLVFLVLYLATMMENLLIIAAIAVDHHLHTPMYFFLMNLAILDIASISVIIPKSIANSITGSRSISYSGCAAQVFLYFLFETTDFVILTVMARDRYVAICNPLQYETIMHKAACVQMAGSAWIAGFLNAAMHTGSTFSLHFCSNVVNQFFCEIPSLLSISCSDLYLVGVGLLAFTSGLSLGCFIFIIVTYVQIFTAVLKIPSVHGQRKALSTCIPHLTVFCLFETTAVLAYTRSPTNSSSGQDLVIAIIYTMVPPLMNPVIYSMRNKSIKAALWKLLGIGHSLDSISRIAL; from the coding sequence ATGTCTAATCTCTCCTTCAAGTCTGAATTTTTGCTGCTGGAATTCTCAGAGGTCCGGGAACTGCAGATCTTACACTCCCTGGTATTCCTGGTGTTGTACTTGGCAACCATGATGGAGAATCTTCTCATCATTGCCGCAATAGCTGTTGACCATCACCTGCAcactcccatgtacttcttcctcatGAATTTGGCCATTCTGGACATTGCTTCTATTTCTGTCATCATACCCAAATCGATCGCCAATTCCATCACAGGCAGCAGGTCGATCTCTTATTCTGGATGTGCCGCTCAGGTTTTCCTTTATTTCTTATTTGAAACCACAGATTTTGTCATTCTGACTGTGATGGCGCGTGATCGCTATGTCGCTATCTGCAACCCACTGCAATATGAGACAATTATGCACAAAGCAGCCTGTGTTCAAATGGCTGGCAGCGCGTGGATTGCTGGTTTTCTCAATGCTGCGATGCATACGGGTAGCACGTTTTCTCTGCATTTCTGCTCTAATGTTGTGAATCAGTTCTTCTGTGAAATTCCTTCACTGCTGAGTATTTCCTGTTCAGACCTGTACCTAGTTGGAGTGGGACTTCTTGCATTTACTTCTGGCTTGTCATTAGGCTGTTTCATTTTTATCATTGTAACCTATGTACAAATCTTCACTGCAGTACTTAAAATCCCTTCAGTACATGGTCAGAGAAAGGCCCTTTCTACTTGCATCCCCCACCTCACTGTTTTCTGCCTGTTTGAGACCACTGCTGTCTTAGCCTATACAAGGTCCCCAACTAATTCTTCATCAGGCCAAGACCTAGTCATTGCTATTATATATACCATGGTCCCACCCTTAATGAATCCAGTGATCTACAGCATGAGGAACAAGAGCATAAAGGCTGCACTATGGAAACTATTGGGTATCGGGCATTCTTTAGATAGTATTTCCAGAATTGCCCTGTGA